GCGTTCGCCACCATGTGGGCGATCTCCGCGCGGTTGCTGACGGCGATGGTGTTGAACGTGCGCGCCGTGGCCACCGCGTTGGAGTACGCGGCCGCGTCCGCCACCGTCTGCACCTCGATGCGCTCGCGCACCTTCATGGTGAACGACAGCGTGAGGGCCACCATCAGCAACAGCAGCAGCATGCTGAGGACGAACAGCACCAGGGTCTGACCGCGCTGGGAGAAGGAGCGCCTCATGGTTTTCACCGGGGACAGGCCATGGTGGCGAAGAAACGCGACTTCACGGGCGTCATCATTCGCATGGTGAACGTGGTGATGATGGGGAAGACGTACTGCCGGTTGAGCACGCGCTCCGCCAGCTCCGCGCCCAGCTCACCGTCCAGCACGTGCGACGTCGTCACGTCACTGCCGTTCCAGTTGGCGCTGCGCTCCGCGACGATGAGCGGGTTCGCGTCCGTGTAGGAACGCAGGCTGAAGTGCGCCAGGAACATGCGCGACATCACCCAGTTGGCGAACGGGATGCGCAGCGGGTACCAGAACACCAGCTGCACCTCCAGCCGCCGCAGGTGCCCCGGCCGGTCGAAGTCGCTGTCCTCCGGGCTGTCCACGCCGCCGCCCGCCAGGTCCCGCTGGATCCACACGATGCTGCGGTTGTGGACGCCGTCCATGCCGGGGCCCGGACCGCCGGAGCCCGCGTAGCGGTTGTTCATCCGCGCCGCGAACGCCTCCGCCAAAAGACGGGGCGCGTCCGAACCCGCGCCGCGGCCCAACGGACCGTTGAGCGAACCCGTCCCCTGCCCCATGAACGAGTGGAAGGTCGGAATCAGCGCCAGGATGGCCGCGTGGGTCATCCGCTCGCAGTCCCCGTGCGCCACGCTGCCCGCGCGCGTCGCCCGGAAGGCCGCGTAGTGCGTCATCACCCGCGCCTGCATCATCAGGAACAGCTGCAGCGCGCCCAGGATGAGGAACGTCACCAGTGGCAGCGACAGCGCGGCCTCCACCAGGGC
This DNA window, taken from Corallococcus coralloides DSM 2259, encodes the following:
- a CDS encoding TadE/TadG family type IV pilus assembly protein, whose protein sequence is MSARSPREAGESGQALVEAALSLPLVTFLILGALQLFLMMQARVMTHYAAFRATRAGSVAHGDCERMTHAAILALIPTFHSFMGQGTGSLNGPLGRGAGSDAPRLLAEAFAARMNNRYAGSGGPGPGMDGVHNRSIVWIQRDLAGGGVDSPEDSDFDRPGHLRRLEVQLVFWYPLRIPFANWVMSRMFLAHFSLRSYTDANPLIVAERSANWNGSDVTTSHVLDGELGAELAERVLNRQYVFPIITTFTMRMMTPVKSRFFATMACPR